In the Palaeococcus pacificus DY20341 genome, one interval contains:
- a CDS encoding 3-methyl-2-oxobutanoate dehydrogenase subunit beta has protein sequence MEIPENVKKRLSLPAEEYFYAGHTACQGCAAALGLRYVLKAYKNKVIFTIPACCSTIIAGPWPYSTFGAPLFHTAFETTGAVIGGIEAALKAKGYKVKGEDGIMVVGWAGDGGTADIGLQALSGFLERGHDGLYIMYDNEAYMNTGIQRSSSTPQGAWTTNTPGGKKHFLEQRPKKKVIDIVIAHKIPYAATASVAYPEDFMRKLKKAQETPGPSFIQLFAPCPTGWRSPTDKSIELAKLAVQTAYFPLFEYENGKYKINMPSPNKEPKPLEEFLKLQGRFKYMNKEDMEILQEWVLREWDELKKKAEMFK, from the coding sequence ATGGAAATTCCTGAGAACGTTAAGAAGAGATTATCACTTCCAGCAGAGGAGTACTTCTATGCTGGACACACAGCTTGCCAAGGTTGTGCTGCCGCATTAGGTCTGAGGTATGTCCTCAAGGCTTACAAGAACAAGGTTATCTTCACAATCCCAGCATGCTGTTCAACAATTATTGCTGGGCCATGGCCATACTCAACATTTGGGGCTCCACTCTTCCACACAGCTTTCGAGACAACAGGTGCTGTCATAGGTGGAATTGAAGCCGCTTTGAAGGCTAAGGGTTACAAGGTTAAGGGCGAAGATGGCATAATGGTCGTCGGATGGGCTGGAGATGGTGGAACAGCGGACATAGGATTACAAGCCTTGAGCGGTTTCCTCGAGAGAGGTCACGATGGCCTTTACATCATGTATGATAATGAGGCTTACATGAACACTGGTATTCAAAGATCAAGCTCAACCCCACAAGGTGCTTGGACCACAAACACACCAGGCGGAAAGAAGCACTTCCTTGAGCAGAGGCCAAAGAAGAAGGTTATTGACATTGTAATAGCCCACAAAATACCCTATGCTGCTACAGCAAGCGTTGCATATCCCGAGGATTTCATGAGGAAGCTTAAGAAGGCTCAAGAAACTCCAGGACCAAGCTTCATACAGCTCTTTGCCCCATGTCCAACCGGATGGAGAAGTCCAACAGACAAATCAATAGAACTTGCTAAGTTGGCAGTCCAAACAGCTTACTTCCCACTCTTCGAGTATGAGAACGGCAAGTATAAGATAAACATGCCTTCACCAAACAAGGAGCCAAAGCCACTTGAAGAGTTCCTCAAGCTCCAAGGAAGATTCAAGTACATGAACAAGGAGGATATGGAGATACTCCAAGAGTGGGTGCTTAGAGAGTGGGATGAGCTCAAGAAAAAAGCAGAAATGTTTAAGTGA
- the porB gene encoding pyruvate synthase subunit PorB, translating into MAVRKPPITTREYWAPGHAACAGCGPAIVMKLATKAFSEAMEAKYGDPNAFAIAHATGCMEVVSGVFPYTAWKAPWVHVAFENAAAVASGVEAAWKKLGRKGKILAIGGDGGTADIGMQALSGMLERRHNAVYLMYDNEAYMNTGIQRSSSTPYGAWTTTSPPGKYSIGEDKPKKIVALIAAAHQVPYVATASIGDPLDFYRKMKKAASVDGPAFVQVLAPCVPGWRTPPEKTIEIAKLAIETGIWPLFEIENGDFHNIKFQRFPKDGKFKKPIEEYLKLQGRFKHLFKRPEAIEELKNQTKELWRILGKEVELP; encoded by the coding sequence ATGGCGGTTAGAAAACCCCCAATTACAACTCGCGAGTATTGGGCACCTGGTCACGCTGCATGTGCTGGATGTGGTCCTGCTATAGTCATGAAGCTCGCTACAAAGGCATTTAGTGAAGCTATGGAAGCTAAATACGGCGATCCAAATGCTTTCGCAATCGCTCACGCTACAGGATGTATGGAAGTTGTAAGTGGTGTATTCCCATACACAGCCTGGAAGGCTCCATGGGTGCACGTTGCTTTCGAAAACGCAGCGGCTGTCGCAAGCGGTGTTGAAGCAGCATGGAAGAAGCTTGGAAGGAAGGGTAAGATTTTAGCCATCGGTGGAGATGGTGGAACAGCGGACATAGGTATGCAGGCATTGAGCGGTATGCTTGAGAGAAGACACAACGCAGTTTACCTCATGTATGATAATGAGGCTTACATGAACACTGGTATTCAAAGATCAAGCTCAACCCCATATGGTGCATGGACAACCACTTCACCACCAGGAAAGTACTCAATTGGTGAGGATAAACCAAAGAAAATAGTCGCCCTCATTGCAGCAGCTCACCAAGTTCCATACGTTGCTACCGCAAGCATTGGTGATCCATTAGACTTCTACAGGAAGATGAAGAAGGCTGCAAGCGTTGATGGCCCAGCATTCGTCCAAGTCCTTGCCCCATGTGTCCCAGGATGGAGGACACCACCAGAGAAGACAATCGAAATAGCCAAGCTCGCTATTGAAACAGGTATATGGCCGCTCTTTGAGATTGAGAACGGTGACTTCCACAACATAAAGTTCCAAAGATTCCCCAAGGACGGAAAGTTCAAGAAGCCAATTGAGGAGTACCTCAAGCTCCAAGGAAGGTTTAAGCACCTCTTCAAGAGGCCAGAGGCCATTGAGGAGCTCAAGAACCAAACCAAGGAGCTTTGGAGAATCCTCGGTAAAGAAGTCGAACTTCCATGA
- the porA gene encoding pyruvate synthase subunit PorA, whose amino-acid sequence MPMRKVMKGNEAAAWAAKLAKPKVIAAFPITPSTLVPEKISEFVADGELDAEFIKVESEHSAISACVGASAAGVRTFTATASQGLALMHEILFIAAGMRLPIVMAIGNRALSAPINIWNDWQDTISERDTGWLQFYAENNQEALDLILAAFKVAEDERVLLPAMVGFDAFILTHTVEPVEIPDQEVVDEFLGEYVPKHAYLDPERPITQGALGFPAHYMEARYTVWEAMENAREVIKEVFEEFEKKFGRKYHIIEEYRTDDAEIILVTMGSLAGTVKEFVDKKREEGVKIGAAKITVYRPFPIEEIKALAKKAKVLALLEKNISFGIGGAVYTDVGRALINEKEKPIVLDFILGLGGRDVTFENLEEVVEIARKAMDEGVKEEVYWIGLRKEIL is encoded by the coding sequence ATGCCAATGAGAAAGGTTATGAAAGGTAATGAAGCTGCTGCTTGGGCTGCCAAGCTTGCAAAGCCAAAGGTTATTGCTGCTTTCCCGATTACACCATCAACTCTAGTTCCTGAGAAGATTAGTGAGTTCGTTGCTGATGGAGAGCTTGATGCCGAGTTCATTAAGGTTGAGAGCGAGCACTCAGCTATTTCAGCATGTGTTGGTGCTTCAGCCGCTGGAGTAAGAACATTCACAGCAACAGCCTCACAAGGTCTCGCTTTAATGCACGAGATTCTCTTCATAGCAGCTGGAATGAGGCTCCCGATTGTTATGGCCATTGGTAACAGAGCACTCTCAGCTCCAATTAACATCTGGAACGACTGGCAAGACACTATAAGTGAGAGAGACACCGGTTGGCTCCAATTCTATGCTGAAAACAACCAAGAGGCTTTGGACTTAATTTTGGCCGCATTCAAAGTGGCTGAAGATGAGAGAGTCCTCCTCCCAGCAATGGTTGGATTCGACGCATTCATCCTCACACACACAGTCGAGCCCGTCGAGATACCTGACCAAGAGGTAGTTGACGAGTTCCTTGGCGAATACGTTCCAAAGCACGCCTACCTTGACCCTGAGAGGCCAATTACACAAGGTGCTCTTGGATTCCCAGCCCACTACATGGAAGCCAGATACACTGTCTGGGAGGCAATGGAAAACGCCAGAGAGGTTATAAAGGAAGTCTTCGAGGAATTCGAGAAGAAGTTTGGAAGGAAGTACCACATCATTGAGGAGTACAGGACAGACGATGCTGAGATAATTCTCGTCACTATGGGCTCACTCGCTGGAACAGTTAAGGAGTTCGTTGACAAGAAGAGGGAAGAGGGTGTTAAGATAGGTGCCGCAAAGATAACTGTTTACAGACCATTCCCAATCGAAGAGATAAAGGCACTTGCAAAGAAGGCTAAAGTCCTTGCACTCCTTGAGAAGAACATAAGCTTTGGAATTGGCGGTGCTGTTTACACCGACGTCGGCAGGGCTTTGATAAACGAGAAAGAAAAGCCAATAGTCCTTGACTTCATCCTTGGACTCGGTGGAAGGGACGTTACCTTTGAGAACCTAGAGGAAGTCGTTGAGATTGCAAGGAAGGCTATGGATGAGGGAGTTAAAGAAGAAGTCTACTGGATAGGATTGAGGAAGGAGATTTTGTGA
- the porD gene encoding pyruvate synthase subunit PorD has product MAENPFKENIEMVEKEYSEKMTPGAIVYLPGSSVVNKTGSWRVFMPKFNRDKCVRCFMCYIYCPEPAIYLDEESYPVFDYDYCKGCGICANECPTKAIEMVRETK; this is encoded by the coding sequence ATGGCTGAAAACCCCTTTAAAGAGAATATTGAAATGGTTGAAAAGGAGTATAGCGAAAAAATGACTCCAGGAGCTATCGTCTATCTGCCAGGAAGCAGCGTAGTAAACAAAACAGGTTCTTGGAGAGTTTTCATGCCCAAATTTAACAGGGACAAGTGTGTAAGGTGCTTCATGTGCTACATCTACTGCCCAGAGCCAGCAATATACTTAGACGAGGAGAGCTATCCTGTCTTTGATTACGACTATTGTAAGGGTTGTGGAATTTGTGCGAATGAGTGCCCAACAAAAGCTATTGAGATGGTTAGAGAAACTAAATGA